Proteins from a genomic interval of Rosa chinensis cultivar Old Blush chromosome 2, RchiOBHm-V2, whole genome shotgun sequence:
- the LOC112188141 gene encoding haloacid dehalogenase-like hydrolase domain-containing protein At4g39970: protein MAFTMALSSPSSSFLLSHTTRLHFRSPRNLSTPTRRPLSLSVSASSSAALQALIFDCDGVILESEHLHRQAYNDAFAHFNVRCSSQTLNWDPEFYDQLQNQIGGGKPKMRWYFKENGWPSSTIFEKPPEDDEGRAKIIDTLQDWKTERYKEIIKSGTVEPRPGVLRLMDEAKAAGKKLAVCSAATKSSVILCLESLIGIERFQGLDCFLAGDDVKEKKPDPSIYLTAAKRLGISVRDCLVVEDSVIGLQAATKAGMSCVISYTSSTADQDFKDAIALYPDLSNIRLKDLELLLENAVIAN, encoded by the exons ATGGCGTTCACCATGGCTCTCTCTTCCCCCTCCTCCTCTTTTCTACTCTCCCACACCACCCGCCTTCACTTCCGAAGCCCCAGAAACCTCTCCACCCCCACACGACGACCTCTTTCACTCTCAGTCTCAGCTTCTTCCTCTGCTGCTCTCCAAGCCTTGATTTTCGACTGCGACGGCGTCATCCTCGAGTCGGAGCACCTGCACCGCCAAGCTTACAACGACGCCTTCGCTCACTTCAACGTCCGCTGCTCCTCTCAGACCCTCAATTGGGACCCCGAGTTCTACGACCAGCTCCAGAACCAAATCGGCGGCGGCAAGCCCAAAATGCGATG GTACTTTAAGGAGAACGGGTGGCCGTCGTCCACCATTTTCGAGAAGCCTCCAGAAGACGATGAGGGCCGAGCCAAGATCATCGACACTCTTCAG GATTGGAAAACTGAGAGGTACAAAGAAATTATCAAGTCCGGAACT GTGGAACCAAGACCAGGAGTTTTGAGATTAATGGATGAGGCCAAGGCCGCT GGGAAAAAGCTCGCTGTTTGCTCTGCAGCTACTAAGAGTTCAGTTATATTATGTCTTGAAAGCCTTATAGGAATT GAGCGGTTTCAAGGTCTTGATTGCTTTCTTGCTG GTGatgatgtgaaggaaaaaaagCCTGACCCTTCCATTTATCTTACAGCTGCCAAG AGACTCGGTATCTCAGTCAGAGATTGTTTGGTTGTAGAGGACAGTGTTATTGGGCTACAG GCAGCAACAAAAGCTGGGATGTCATGTGTGATTAGCTATACATCTTCTACAGCTGACCAG GATTTTAAAGATGCAATAGCACTATATCCTGACTTGAGTAACATAAG ACTGAAAGACTTGGAATTGTTACTTGAAAATGCTGTCATTGCCAATTAG
- the LOC112190345 gene encoding putative disease resistance protein RGA3: MASDVAEFLWNKFLKSLAEMESELAGTITIPFFDSIKDLMKCFNEIKGVMNEIDIMPEPYTYSKTIDVLYKLNDALAECRVFTLECKELNKNVLSFYVPRIRFVGRMKTKVKDIGELLKPDLKMGAPQEETGKSPEIIEPKVLSKVFGFDKEAKEIENLLVGGASSSSTRFTAIGVVGIAGAGKTTLVQKVLEREGVKERFSTILWLPFYGISEGEQQYSKLGFKTCILDKGGKSPDEKIVGLGKLLERLKQLLSGKRYLIVLDDVCHQHINIMERLVSGLPKESGGAVIVTSRLKEVAQKIGEQRYLIPVQAQEDICSKIIEETIQSDEGLPMTKKEMKDQCHGLPLVAETLAHFIPQMV, from the coding sequence ATGGCGTCGGATGTTGCTGAATTCCTGTGGAACAAGTTCTTGAAGTCTCTAGCAGAGATGGAGTCTGAATTAGCAGGTACTATTACCATCCCTTTCTTCGACTCGataaaagatctcatgaaatgCTTCAACGAAATCAAAGGTGTTATGAATGAGATAGATATCATGCCGGAACCATATACCTACTCTAAAACTATTGATGTGCTCTACAAGCTCAACGATGCATTGGCGGAGTGCCGAGTGTTCACACTTGAGTGCAAGGAACTTAATAAGAATGTGTTAAGCTTCTATGTTCCAAGAATTAGATTTGTTGGAAGGATGAAGACTAAGGTGAAGGATATAGGGGAGCTTCTGAAGCCGGATCTGAAAATGGGGGCGCCGCAAGAAGAAACTGGCAAATCTCCGGAGATAATCGAACCTAAAGTTTTGTCAAAAGTTTTTGGATTTGATAAGGAAGCCAAGGAGATTGAGAACCTTCTGGTGGGGGGTGCTAGTTCTAGCAGTACAAGATTTACGGCAATTGGGGTAGTGGGAATTGCTGGTGCGGGTAAGACAACCCTGGTGCAGAAAGTtttggagagagagggagtgaagGAGAGGTTTAGTACTATACTTTGGTTGCCCTTTTATGGTATAAGTGAAGGAGAACAACAATACAGTAAGCTCGGCTTTAAGACATGTATTCTTGACAAGGGGGGCAAATCCCCTGATGAGAAGATTGTTGGCCTGGGGAAGCTCTTGGAAAGGCTGAAGCAACTGTTATCGGGTAAAAGGTATTTGATTGTGTTGGATGATGTGTGTCATCAGCACATTAACATTATGGAACGCTTAGTCAGTGGATTGCCTAAAGAAAGTGGTGGCGCTGTCATTGTCACTAGCAGGTTGAAGGAAGTGGCTCAAAAGATTGGGGAACAACGATACCTGATTCCTGTTCAGGCACAGGAAGATATTTGCTCGAAAATAATTGAGGAGACTATACAGAGTGATGAGGGATTGCCAATGACTAAGAAGGAAATGAAGGATCAATGCCATGGTCTACCATTGGTTGCAGAAACACTCGCACATTTTATTCCTCAAATGGTATAG